From Helicobacter sp. 12S02232-10, the proteins below share one genomic window:
- the pheT gene encoding phenylalanine--tRNA ligase subunit beta has product MIVTSHLLSKFINLSNTDIQKLCDDLSNIGLEVESCKKISLPQKIVVGKIIDKKPHPDADKLNVCQVDIGTEVLQIVCGAKNVAKDQYVPVALQGAVLPHGKGGNLTIAKTNLRGVESFGMICSSTELGLPKINDGIMVLDASIGKLELGVELGTYPIFNAKVIEISLTPNRGDCLCILGIAREISCILDLPINDCKEIDSGVALGVGRILQVFTEGKIQSSLLYKVIEVKQIQTPLEIQLSLALNGTLSEDPIQNLIEFSTYMTGVILNAYAIDNLEITSRTKKTEISLTIKKDENGFESIFTDKKISIIGIGNQIHQDFNIFPKTIIIEASYINPVVISKLLHKHPIKQNKSLTYRTTRGSNPQLETGINCLCKIFSDFTKCLIYSGSQEIKQNYEDTVINTTFSAISNIIGKSIEKEEIARILKNLNFTIKATCDDNFFTIIPPSYRHDIKTKQDAAEEFLRIYGIENIPSIPHNSNDKVNSNLRYMQYKNQRNLASRALAMGFIETMHYLFYQKERLEDLGYQVLKDALDLKNPITSELNTLRTSLIPAMLDSIQRNKNFGYKSMKIFEMGSVYDENRQEKTKIAFMVNGLKENEIYPYPKGSQWDFYKFAQTISNIIGSFELAPLSQKDLNKTLHPFQSAAMCINGEKIGIISKLNPILEKEMDIYEGFYCEIDLDALEQKHIIAKEFSKYPLSFRDLTILIDEEIPFAKIKNKILSANILNLKNIYPLDLYKSDSNKNQIALSIRMFIQSMQNTLTEEDLTCVVEEVLKILKDQFNAMLKES; this is encoded by the coding sequence ATGATAGTTACAAGCCATTTATTATCTAAATTTATCAACCTATCCAACACCGATATTCAAAAGCTTTGTGACGACTTAAGCAATATCGGATTAGAAGTGGAGTCTTGCAAAAAAATCAGTTTGCCCCAAAAAATCGTCGTGGGAAAAATCATTGACAAAAAACCTCATCCTGATGCTGATAAACTCAATGTCTGTCAAGTTGATATCGGCACTGAAGTACTTCAGATCGTATGCGGAGCAAAAAATGTCGCCAAAGACCAATATGTTCCGGTTGCACTGCAAGGTGCCGTACTTCCTCACGGTAAAGGTGGAAATCTCACAATCGCTAAAACAAACCTCAGAGGAGTAGAAAGTTTTGGAATGATTTGTTCAAGTACAGAACTTGGACTTCCCAAAATCAATGATGGGATTATGGTTTTAGATGCCAGTATTGGAAAGCTTGAACTCGGAGTCGAACTTGGAACCTACCCGATATTTAATGCTAAAGTCATTGAAATTTCCTTAACTCCCAACAGAGGGGATTGCCTATGCATACTTGGAATTGCTAGAGAGATTAGCTGCATTCTTGATCTGCCCATCAATGATTGCAAAGAAATTGATTCAGGTGTCGCATTAGGTGTCGGGCGTATATTGCAAGTTTTTACCGAAGGAAAAATTCAATCTTCACTACTCTATAAGGTCATAGAGGTCAAACAAATACAAACTCCTCTTGAAATCCAACTATCTTTGGCACTAAATGGAACCCTCAGTGAAGATCCGATTCAAAATCTCATTGAATTCAGTACCTATATGACAGGAGTGATTTTAAATGCTTACGCTATAGACAACCTTGAAATCACTTCTCGAACAAAGAAAACAGAGATATCTTTAACCATTAAAAAAGATGAAAATGGATTTGAAAGTATTTTTACAGATAAAAAAATCTCAATTATCGGCATTGGGAATCAAATCCACCAAGATTTCAACATATTTCCCAAAACAATCATCATAGAAGCAAGCTATATCAATCCAGTTGTCATCTCAAAACTACTCCATAAACATCCGATAAAACAAAATAAATCTTTGACTTATCGCACTACAAGAGGCAGTAATCCCCAGCTTGAAACAGGTATCAATTGCCTGTGTAAAATATTTTCGGATTTTACAAAATGCCTGATTTATTCAGGAAGTCAAGAAATCAAACAAAACTACGAAGACACGGTTATCAACACTACTTTTAGCGCGATTTCAAACATCATTGGAAAATCTATTGAAAAAGAGGAAATAGCTAGAATCCTTAAAAATCTCAACTTCACTATCAAAGCAACTTGTGATGATAATTTTTTTACCATTATCCCCCCGAGTTACCGTCACGATATTAAAACAAAACAAGACGCTGCTGAAGAATTTTTACGGATATATGGGATTGAAAACATTCCTTCAATTCCACATAATTCCAATGATAAAGTAAATTCAAATCTCAGGTATATGCAATATAAAAATCAAAGAAATCTAGCTTCTAGAGCTCTAGCAATGGGATTTATCGAAACAATGCATTATCTTTTTTATCAAAAAGAAAGGCTTGAAGATCTTGGCTATCAGGTTTTAAAAGATGCGCTTGATCTGAAAAATCCCATAACTTCTGAACTCAACACCTTGCGAACTTCTTTGATACCTGCAATGCTTGATTCCATCCAAAGGAATAAAAATTTCGGTTATAAAAGTATGAAAATCTTTGAAATGGGCAGCGTTTATGATGAAAACAGACAAGAAAAAACAAAAATTGCCTTTATGGTCAATGGACTCAAAGAAAATGAAATCTACCCATATCCAAAAGGTTCTCAATGGGATTTTTACAAATTTGCCCAAACGATATCAAATATTATCGGATCTTTTGAACTCGCGCCCTTATCACAAAAAGATTTAAACAAAACTCTTCATCCCTTTCAGAGTGCAGCAATGTGTATCAATGGAGAAAAAATAGGCATTATAAGCAAACTAAACCCGATCCTTGAGAAAGAAATGGATATTTATGAGGGTTTTTATTGCGAAATAGATCTAGATGCATTGGAGCAAAAACACATTATTGCTAAGGAATTTTCCAAATATCCCCTAAGTTTTAGAGATCTTACTATACTCATAGATGAAGAAATTCCTTTTGCAAAAATAAAAAATAAAATCCTAAGTGCCAATATTTTAAACCTCAAAAATATTTATCCCTTAGATCTTTACAAAAGCGATTCAAATAAAAATCAAATTGCCCTCAGTATTCGAATGTTTATCCAATCAATGCAAAATACGCTTACAGAAGAAGATTTAACCTGTGTTGTCGAAGAAGTTTTAAAAATATTAAAAGATCAATTCAATGCAATGCTTAAGGAATCATAA
- the aroA gene encoding 3-phosphoshikimate 1-carboxyvinyltransferase, whose product MREICIAPAQKFEIEISDIATDKSISHRCAILSLLCAKPSRIQNYLLAEDTLNTLKIAQQLGLKVENQNHNTMKFIPPSQGLQEPQDILDCGNAGTAIRLYTGLLSAQKGYFVLTGDKYLKARPMKRVIEPLKNIGAAIYAREQDSFAPITIIGKKLKHFSYKSPISSAQVKSAMILAALGGENISTYSEPALSRDHTENMLKGMGATITSVSNSIEITPLSHPLAPIDINIPCDPSSAFFFALAAAIIPESKVLLKNVLLNPTRIEAFEILKKMGTKIEYKTTNEEYETIGDIYVEQKPLQAVTINENISWLIDELPALAVAMAMAKGKSEVKNAKELRVKESDRIHSVISNLTKMGIICEEYEDGYAIYGGELKNTSIESFGDHRIAMSFSIAALVCGGQIKNSDCIDVSFPNFLDILKNITKVRNLD is encoded by the coding sequence ATGAGAGAAATCTGCATCGCCCCCGCTCAAAAATTTGAAATTGAAATCAGTGACATCGCCACAGATAAATCCATTTCCCATCGATGCGCCATTTTAAGCCTGCTTTGTGCTAAACCTTCGCGTATTCAAAACTACCTTTTGGCAGAAGATACGCTTAATACCTTAAAAATTGCACAACAACTGGGTTTAAAAGTCGAGAATCAAAATCACAATACAATGAAATTCATTCCCCCATCTCAAGGTTTGCAAGAACCTCAAGATATATTAGATTGCGGGAATGCTGGGACTGCAATTCGTCTTTATACGGGATTATTGAGTGCTCAAAAAGGGTATTTTGTACTTACAGGAGACAAATATCTCAAAGCACGTCCGATGAAACGCGTGATCGAACCTTTAAAAAATATAGGAGCTGCAATCTATGCTAGAGAACAAGACTCCTTTGCTCCCATCACAATCATAGGAAAAAAACTAAAACATTTTTCTTATAAAAGCCCTATTTCATCAGCCCAAGTCAAAAGTGCTATGATTTTAGCCGCACTGGGGGGCGAAAATATATCGACTTACTCAGAACCTGCTTTAAGCCGAGACCACACTGAAAATATGCTCAAAGGAATGGGTGCAACCATTACAAGCGTCTCTAATTCGATTGAAATAACACCTCTTTCTCATCCTCTCGCTCCCATCGACATCAATATTCCCTGCGACCCCTCAAGCGCTTTTTTCTTTGCTCTTGCTGCTGCTATTATCCCAGAAAGTAAAGTATTACTTAAAAATGTTTTATTAAACCCAACTAGAATAGAAGCTTTTGAAATTCTTAAAAAAATGGGGACAAAGATAGAATACAAGACCACCAATGAAGAATATGAAACTATTGGCGATATTTATGTAGAACAAAAACCCCTCCAAGCTGTGACAATCAACGAAAATATTTCTTGGCTCATTGATGAATTGCCCGCACTTGCTGTTGCAATGGCAATGGCAAAAGGAAAAAGCGAAGTCAAGAATGCCAAAGAATTGCGTGTAAAAGAATCAGATAGAATCCATTCAGTTATCTCCAACCTGACTAAAATGGGAATTATTTGCGAAGAATATGAAGATGGCTATGCTATTTATGGGGGTGAGCTTAAAAATACTTCTATAGAAAGTTTTGGGGATCACAGAATTGCAATGAGCTTTTCCATTGCTGCACTCGTATGTGGCGGACAGATAAAAAATTCAGATTGTATTGATGTTTCATTTCCAAATTTCTTAGATATTCTTAAAAACATTACAAAAGTCCGAAATTTAGATTAA
- a CDS encoding 4-hydroxy-3-methylbut-2-enyl diphosphate reductase yields the protein MKIKMAKNYGFCFGVKRAIQIAEKTKDSVTLGSLIHNPKEISRLQLKFGVKVEENTQAISNGQNVIIRTHGIPKTDLEYLRSQDIQITDATCPYVTKPQQIVESMSKEGYQIIIFGDKTHPEVKGVMSYSTTKPLVISSLEVLKKANVKKKVALVSQTTKQAQNLLQIASYLITHCYETRVFNTICNATFDNQESARELSKEVDIMIIIGGKTSSNTKQLLNIAQQNCPDSYLVEDENDLQHEWFLGKHLCGITAGASTPDWIIDKVKEKILSI from the coding sequence ATGAAAATAAAAATGGCCAAAAATTATGGCTTTTGCTTTGGTGTAAAACGCGCCATCCAAATTGCAGAAAAAACAAAAGATAGCGTTACATTGGGATCTTTAATCCATAATCCAAAAGAAATTTCAAGACTTCAATTGAAGTTTGGCGTTAAAGTTGAAGAAAATACACAAGCCATCAGCAATGGTCAAAATGTTATCATCAGGACACACGGTATCCCTAAAACCGATTTGGAATATTTGAGGAGTCAAGACATACAAATCACAGATGCTACCTGTCCTTATGTAACCAAACCCCAGCAAATTGTTGAATCTATGAGTAAAGAAGGGTATCAGATTATTATTTTCGGAGATAAAACCCATCCTGAAGTCAAAGGTGTGATGAGTTACTCAACAACCAAACCCCTTGTCATCAGCTCTTTGGAAGTACTAAAAAAAGCAAATGTCAAAAAAAAAGTCGCCTTAGTATCTCAAACCACTAAACAAGCTCAAAACTTACTTCAAATTGCTTCTTACCTCATCACACATTGTTATGAAACTAGGGTTTTTAATACAATCTGCAATGCCACATTTGATAATCAAGAATCTGCTAGAGAACTTAGCAAGGAAGTGGATATTATGATCATCATAGGGGGTAAAACATCTTCAAATACCAAACAACTTCTCAATATAGCCCAACAAAATTGCCCCGATAGTTATTTGGTCGAAGATGAAAATGATTTGCAGCACGAATGGTTCTTGGGCAAACATTTATGTGGAATTACTGCAGGAGCTTCAACTCCTGATTGGATCATAGATAAAGTAAAAGAAAAAATCCTATCCATCTGA
- a CDS encoding 30S ribosomal protein S1, with product MKVVLENLEDFDEGEDFAKLLEESEKSYENGVIKEGVIVSINNEYAMIDVGEKIEGRLNLFEIKDENGTLVFKEGDKIQVYVSQGRGERPSVSYKKAIHNKKMQEKIKELGEDYKDKIIEGKIIKKNKGGYIVESEGIEYFMPKFNSSLRDDAKNIDKRIKACIVNIRPEDNSIIISRKRFFELDDKNQSEGAKKLVESGAIYEGVVKNITTFGMFVEVQGVEGLVHYTEISHKGPINPAKHYKEGDQVQVKAISYDEAKKRLSLSIKAIGEDPWKEIQKELKTGYAIKVIVSNIEPYGAFVDIGNDIEGFLHISEISWDKDIKHPGDYLKVGQEIDVEVIEIDSQNRRLRVSLKKLLDKPFNDFAKNYRVGDVIKGKIATLTDFGAFVNFGGVDGLLHNEDAFWDKNQKCKDQLKVGDEIEVKIIKIDKESERISLSIKDFTQSPAEEFAQKYDVDDIVKGNVIDIKDFGVFIKIDNMDALIKTEDLSPLKKEEIKIGDEIQGVVAHIDKANNKVRVSVKRLERKKEKEDLKAFNSDDDKMTLGDLIKDRI from the coding sequence ATGAAAGTGGTTTTAGAAAATCTGGAAGACTTCGATGAAGGCGAAGACTTTGCAAAACTTTTAGAAGAAAGTGAAAAATCCTACGAAAATGGCGTCATCAAAGAAGGTGTAATCGTATCCATAAACAATGAATACGCAATGATAGATGTAGGAGAAAAGATTGAAGGCAGATTGAATCTTTTTGAGATAAAAGATGAGAATGGCACTCTTGTGTTTAAAGAAGGTGATAAAATCCAAGTTTATGTGTCTCAAGGAAGAGGTGAAAGACCTAGTGTTTCTTACAAAAAAGCCATCCACAACAAAAAAATGCAAGAAAAAATCAAAGAATTGGGCGAAGATTACAAAGACAAAATTATCGAAGGCAAAATCATTAAGAAAAACAAGGGAGGCTACATCGTAGAATCTGAAGGGATAGAATACTTTATGCCTAAATTTAATTCGTCTTTAAGAGATGATGCAAAAAATATCGACAAAAGGATTAAAGCTTGTATTGTTAATATACGACCCGAAGATAATTCAATCATCATATCTAGAAAAAGATTTTTTGAGCTAGATGATAAAAATCAATCCGAAGGAGCCAAAAAACTTGTAGAGTCAGGCGCAATCTATGAAGGAGTGGTTAAAAATATCACTACATTCGGAATGTTTGTCGAAGTACAAGGCGTTGAAGGTCTTGTCCATTATACAGAAATTAGCCACAAAGGACCCATAAATCCAGCCAAACATTACAAAGAAGGCGATCAAGTTCAAGTTAAAGCAATTTCTTATGATGAAGCAAAAAAACGTCTTTCTCTTTCGATTAAAGCCATTGGGGAAGATCCTTGGAAAGAAATCCAAAAAGAGCTTAAAACAGGTTATGCTATCAAGGTAATTGTAAGCAATATTGAACCCTACGGAGCATTTGTTGATATCGGTAATGACATTGAAGGATTTTTACATATTTCTGAAATTTCTTGGGATAAGGATATTAAACATCCAGGAGATTATCTCAAAGTCGGTCAAGAAATTGATGTAGAAGTGATAGAAATTGACTCACAAAATAGACGCCTACGTGTTTCTCTAAAAAAATTACTGGATAAACCCTTTAATGATTTTGCAAAAAATTACCGAGTTGGAGATGTGATTAAAGGCAAAATCGCCACTTTAACAGATTTTGGCGCATTTGTAAATTTCGGTGGTGTAGATGGTCTTTTGCACAATGAAGATGCTTTTTGGGATAAAAACCAAAAATGTAAAGACCAACTCAAAGTCGGCGATGAAATTGAAGTAAAAATTATTAAAATAGATAAAGAAAGCGAAAGAATATCCCTAAGCATCAAAGACTTTACCCAATCTCCTGCTGAAGAATTCGCTCAAAAATACGATGTTGATGATATTGTAAAGGGCAATGTTATTGACATTAAAGATTTTGGTGTCTTTATCAAAATTGACAATATGGACGCACTCATTAAAACTGAGGATCTTTCTCCTTTGAAAAAAGAAGAAATCAAAATCGGGGATGAAATTCAAGGTGTTGTTGCCCATATCGACAAAGCCAATAACAAAGTGCGTGTTTCCGTCAAAAGACTTGAGCGCAAAAAAGAAAAAGAAGATCTCAAAGCTTTTAATTCTGATGACGACAAAATGACACTGGGCGACCTCATCAAGGATAGGATATAA
- the serA gene encoding phosphoglycerate dehydrogenase, with the protein MHKIIVCDHIHQKGLDLLTNQDDIQMENLAHLQKDELLKLLKDADVIITRSSTNVDEKLLTCAKNLKAIIRAGVGVDNVDIDSCSRKGIVVMNVPTANTIAAVELTMAHIINAVRNFPGADAQLRIQKKWKREDWYGTELKGKKIGIIGFGNIGSRVGIRAKAFEMEVITYDPYIFASKATDMGIAYTENFEDILKCDIITIHTPKNEETKNMITAKEIKQMKEGVILINCARGGLYNEDDLYDALKSHKIRWAGIDVFNKEPGTDNKLLDLDNVYVTPHIGANTLESQEQIALQAAQAALEAARGANYPNALNLPVKEADLPKSVKAYLELTQKLGFFCAQANKGAITSVHLNLEGEIGKYADSLMAFALVGVLKSSLGDKINYINAQFIAKERGIEMSVKTKKNSNSYKNLVTISLATAQESLSASGTVFEEDIIKLTDINGFNIDIEPKGRMILFKNTDIPGVIGNVGNILGKHSINIADFRLSRNSNKEALALIVLDSQISENVIQELRGIPACISIRNVTI; encoded by the coding sequence ATGCATAAAATAATAGTTTGTGACCATATTCATCAAAAAGGTCTTGATCTACTCACAAATCAAGATGATATCCAAATGGAGAATCTTGCTCACCTTCAAAAAGACGAACTTCTCAAGCTTTTAAAAGACGCAGATGTCATCATTACTAGAAGTTCAACAAACGTCGATGAAAAACTCTTGACTTGTGCTAAAAATTTAAAAGCTATTATCAGAGCAGGCGTTGGTGTAGATAATGTCGATATTGATAGTTGTTCTCGAAAAGGCATTGTAGTGATGAATGTCCCTACAGCTAATACAATCGCAGCAGTCGAACTTACTATGGCACACATTATCAATGCGGTTAGAAATTTTCCTGGAGCTGATGCACAACTTCGCATTCAAAAAAAATGGAAACGCGAAGATTGGTATGGCACTGAACTTAAAGGAAAAAAAATAGGTATCATCGGATTTGGCAATATAGGCTCCCGAGTGGGCATCAGGGCAAAAGCCTTTGAAATGGAAGTAATCACTTATGATCCTTATATTTTTGCTTCAAAAGCAACCGATATGGGCATAGCTTATACAGAAAATTTTGAAGACATTCTAAAATGTGACATCATAACAATCCACACCCCTAAAAACGAAGAAACCAAAAATATGATCACTGCTAAAGAGATAAAACAAATGAAAGAGGGTGTTATTTTAATCAATTGTGCCAGAGGAGGCTTATACAATGAAGATGATCTCTACGATGCGTTAAAAAGCCATAAAATCCGCTGGGCAGGTATTGATGTATTCAATAAAGAACCCGGCACGGATAACAAATTATTAGATTTGGACAATGTTTATGTGACTCCCCATATTGGTGCTAATACACTTGAATCTCAAGAACAAATCGCCCTTCAAGCTGCTCAAGCAGCATTGGAGGCTGCTAGAGGAGCAAATTATCCCAATGCCTTGAATTTGCCCGTCAAAGAAGCAGATCTACCCAAATCTGTGAAAGCTTATTTGGAGCTTACTCAAAAATTGGGATTTTTCTGTGCTCAAGCAAACAAAGGAGCTATTACATCGGTTCATTTAAATCTTGAAGGCGAAATTGGTAAATATGCCGACTCCCTAATGGCTTTTGCTTTAGTAGGTGTCCTCAAATCATCACTTGGAGATAAAATCAATTATATCAACGCTCAATTCATAGCCAAAGAACGCGGGATTGAGATGTCGGTCAAAACGAAAAAAAATTCCAATTCTTATAAAAATCTCGTCACAATCAGCCTAGCAACTGCACAAGAGTCTTTGAGTGCAAGTGGAACCGTTTTTGAAGAAGATATTATCAAACTCACTGACATCAATGGTTTCAACATTGATATTGAACCTAAAGGCAGAATGATACTTTTTAAAAATACTGATATTCCTGGAGTGATTGGGAATGTAGGTAATATCCTTGGTAAGCATAGCATTAATATTGCTGACTTTAGACTCAGTAGAAATTCCAATAAAGAAGCTTTGGCACTGATTGTTCTTGATAGCCAAATTTCTGAAAACGTTATTCAAGAACTTAGGGGCATTCCCGCCTGTATCAGCATTAGAAATGTCACTATCTAA
- a CDS encoding NYN domain-containing protein, which yields MNIIEKERKKVALFIDCENVSYKLIDDIMERLAEVGEVCVKKAYGDWRSAGIKRWEESLIKYSIEPIHIITGNRNGEGGKSGKNSSDIKITIDVINTLYSGVMECIALATSDSDFAPLAQEIRTKGIPAIGFGEKKAREDFRKAFTSFEELGIAQPMDPQLSKDRILIKLLKDAVESTAGDDGKSLVSRVGLWIKNNYFKTASSYGRDGWGDVLKALPEYFDITYSGVNNSVMSVQYRKRF from the coding sequence ATGAATATTATAGAAAAAGAAAGAAAAAAAGTAGCCTTGTTTATTGATTGTGAAAATGTAAGCTATAAGCTCATTGATGATATTATGGAGAGGCTTGCTGAAGTTGGAGAAGTCTGCGTTAAAAAAGCTTATGGTGATTGGAGAAGTGCAGGAATAAAGCGTTGGGAGGAGTCTTTAATAAAATACTCCATCGAGCCAATCCATATCATCACAGGGAATCGTAACGGAGAGGGAGGGAAGTCGGGAAAAAATTCTTCAGATATCAAAATCACGATTGATGTTATCAATACGTTGTATTCAGGCGTGATGGAATGCATTGCTTTGGCGACTAGCGATAGTGATTTTGCTCCTTTAGCACAAGAGATTAGAACTAAGGGAATCCCTGCTATTGGATTTGGAGAAAAGAAAGCCAGAGAGGATTTTCGTAAGGCATTTACAAGCTTTGAAGAATTAGGAATCGCTCAGCCTATGGATCCCCAGCTTTCAAAAGATAGAATTTTAATTAAATTGCTCAAAGATGCTGTGGAATCTACCGCTGGTGATGATGGTAAGTCACTTGTCTCAAGAGTAGGACTTTGGATAAAAAATAATTATTTCAAGACAGCTTCTTCTTATGGCAGAGATGGGTGGGGAGATGTTTTAAAGGCGTTGCCAGAGTATTTTGATATTACTTACAGCGGTGTGAATAATAGCGTGATGAGCGTGCAGTATCGTAAAAGATTTTAA
- the uvrC gene encoding excinuclease ABC subunit UvrC translates to MNISLIERIGNLPTSSGVYQYYDHKNRLLYIGKAKNLKNRIKSYFKILDKKVFPNPNTSHRIQMMVSQIASIQIMLVKNEQDALILENSLIKQLKPKYNILLRDDKTYPYIYIDMSEDFPTPAITRKIIKKKTIKYFGPYTTGSKETLESLYELLPLVQKKNCAKGKKACLFYQIKRCPAPCEGKITPEAYQATINEAISIIQNKHKLIASLESKMLFFSKMMRFEEATIYRDRIKKLKGIENFSSIDLKKLYNMDIFALSVEGKNAILIKLFMRDGKIVSANFEHIKSECGFDENAIYKQAIINHYQEEIPLPPDQILLPCIETQEDILELQNFLYDHCAKKIQILLPQKGEKKDLIDLAFKNANEILRLQSNRSYAEDMLLNDLKDLFELSSIPFRIEIFDTSHHGGTNTVGGMVVYENTDFVKDAYRRYTLNGKDEYSQMNEMLTRRANDFSSNPPPHLWIIDGGKAQINLARDILESSAANVEVIGIAKEKIDSKAHRAKGSAKDTLYTLKTSISLKPSDKRLQFLQKLRDEAHRYAISYHRQKKQKEMHKVSLLEQKGIGKASVKKLLDYFGSFEAIENATPQEIKQILSKRILSD, encoded by the coding sequence ATGAACATTTCGCTTATTGAAAGAATTGGAAACCTCCCTACAAGTAGTGGCGTATATCAGTATTACGATCACAAAAACAGACTTCTTTACATTGGAAAAGCCAAAAATTTAAAAAACCGCATTAAGAGCTACTTTAAAATCTTAGACAAAAAGGTTTTTCCAAATCCAAACACAAGCCATAGAATTCAAATGATGGTTTCTCAGATCGCTTCCATACAAATAATGTTGGTTAAAAACGAGCAAGACGCACTGATTCTTGAAAACTCTTTAATCAAACAACTCAAACCAAAATACAACATCCTTTTGCGTGATGATAAAACCTATCCCTACATTTACATCGATATGTCCGAAGACTTTCCGACTCCTGCCATCACAAGAAAAATCATCAAAAAAAAGACGATCAAGTATTTTGGACCCTATACAACAGGCTCCAAAGAAACACTTGAAAGTCTGTATGAACTCCTTCCTTTAGTGCAGAAAAAAAATTGCGCCAAAGGTAAAAAAGCCTGCCTGTTCTATCAAATCAAACGTTGTCCTGCCCCCTGTGAGGGAAAAATTACTCCCGAAGCTTACCAAGCTACCATCAATGAGGCAATTTCAATTATCCAAAACAAACACAAACTAATTGCTTCACTCGAATCAAAAATGCTATTTTTCTCTAAAATGATGCGGTTTGAAGAAGCTACGATTTATCGGGATAGAATAAAAAAATTAAAAGGTATCGAAAATTTTTCAAGCATTGATTTGAAAAAACTCTACAATATGGATATTTTTGCCCTCTCTGTTGAAGGAAAAAATGCTATTTTAATCAAGCTTTTTATGCGTGATGGCAAAATTGTATCTGCAAATTTTGAACATATCAAATCTGAATGTGGTTTTGATGAAAATGCCATCTATAAACAAGCCATCATCAACCATTACCAAGAAGAAATTCCCCTCCCCCCTGATCAAATCCTACTTCCCTGCATTGAAACCCAAGAAGATATTTTAGAGTTACAAAACTTTCTCTATGATCATTGCGCCAAAAAAATTCAAATTCTTCTCCCTCAAAAAGGTGAAAAAAAAGACCTCATAGATCTTGCTTTTAAAAATGCTAATGAAATACTCAGACTCCAAAGCAATAGGAGTTATGCTGAAGATATGCTACTCAATGATCTGAAAGATTTATTTGAACTTTCTTCAATTCCTTTTAGGATCGAAATTTTTGACACTAGCCATCACGGAGGAACTAATACCGTGGGGGGAATGGTGGTGTATGAAAATACCGATTTTGTCAAAGATGCTTATAGGCGATATACCTTAAATGGAAAAGATGAATATTCCCAAATGAATGAAATGCTTACCCGCAGAGCCAACGATTTTTCTTCAAATCCCCCACCTCATCTTTGGATAATTGATGGGGGCAAAGCCCAAATCAATCTTGCTAGAGATATTCTTGAAAGTAGCGCTGCTAACGTTGAAGTCATTGGTATTGCCAAAGAAAAGATTGATTCTAAGGCACATAGAGCTAAAGGAAGCGCTAAGGACACTTTATACACACTCAAAACCTCCATTTCTCTAAAACCAAGTGACAAAAGATTGCAATTCCTCCAAAAACTTCGGGATGAGGCTCATCGCTATGCCATTTCTTATCATAGGCAAAAAAAACAAAAAGAAATGCACAAAGTCTCACTTTTGGAACAAAAAGGTATCGGAAAAGCAAGCGTAAAAAAATTATTAGATTATTTTGGAAGCTTTGAAGCTATTGAAAATGCGACGCCTCAAGAAATTAAGCAAATTTTAAGTAAAAGAATTTTATCGGACTAA